A genomic region of Gemmata massiliana contains the following coding sequences:
- a CDS encoding sigma-54-dependent transcriptional regulator: protein MPRVLMIDDEPELLQKLVRHALRDGPAELLVARSATEGLALAANAPPDVVLLDMHLPDGTGLDVFRRLRAADRRTPVVFITGSAGTDTAIEAMKEGAFDYLFKPVELEQLKRVVAQALEVSRLVRQPAILADTLPTDDRTDAIIGRCPAMREVYKAVGRVADQNVAVLITGESGTGKEVIARAIYQHGRRATGPFLALNCAAIPENLLESELFGHEKGAFTGADRRRIGRFEQAHGGTIFLDEIGDMPLATQAKMLRVLQDQAFERVGGNETISTDVRVLAATNRDLPEMVARGLFRGDLYYRLGVFTVALPPLRERGDDLPLLVRHYLGRYSRELGREVRDAAPDALEILRAYPWPGNVRELQSVLKQALLLARGELLLPAFLPGSLRASVPATGSPVGDKFELEAFVRERLEGGSRGLYAETVSAVERVLLPLVLKHTGGNQVQAAEVLGITRKTLRARLRELGLTVTRAVERVADDDTDPGD from the coding sequence GTGCCCCGCGTGCTGATGATCGACGACGAGCCGGAACTGCTCCAGAAACTGGTCCGGCATGCGCTACGCGACGGACCGGCCGAACTCCTCGTCGCGCGGTCCGCGACCGAAGGGTTGGCACTGGCGGCGAATGCCCCGCCGGACGTGGTGCTGCTCGACATGCACCTCCCGGACGGGACCGGGCTGGACGTGTTCCGGCGGCTCCGAGCGGCGGACCGGCGCACCCCGGTTGTGTTCATCACTGGGTCGGCCGGAACGGATACCGCCATTGAAGCGATGAAAGAGGGAGCGTTTGATTACCTCTTTAAACCCGTCGAACTGGAGCAACTCAAGCGCGTGGTCGCCCAGGCTTTGGAGGTGAGTCGACTCGTTCGCCAGCCCGCGATTCTGGCCGACACGCTCCCGACCGACGACCGAACGGATGCGATCATCGGTCGCTGTCCGGCGATGCGCGAGGTGTACAAGGCCGTCGGTCGCGTCGCCGATCAGAACGTGGCGGTTCTCATTACGGGCGAGAGCGGGACCGGCAAAGAAGTGATTGCGCGGGCGATCTATCAGCACGGGCGCCGGGCGACCGGGCCGTTCCTCGCACTGAACTGCGCCGCGATCCCGGAAAATTTACTGGAGAGCGAACTGTTCGGGCACGAGAAGGGGGCGTTTACGGGCGCGGACCGGCGCCGGATCGGGCGGTTCGAGCAGGCCCACGGCGGGACGATCTTCCTCGACGAGATCGGTGACATGCCGCTGGCGACGCAGGCCAAGATGCTGCGCGTGCTGCAAGATCAGGCGTTCGAACGCGTCGGCGGGAACGAGACGATCAGTACGGACGTGCGGGTACTGGCCGCGACCAACCGCGACTTGCCAGAAATGGTCGCGCGGGGGCTGTTTCGCGGGGATTTGTACTATCGGCTCGGGGTGTTCACGGTCGCCCTTCCCCCTCTGCGCGAGCGCGGGGACGACCTACCGCTGCTGGTTCGCCATTACCTCGGTCGGTACAGCCGGGAACTGGGCCGGGAAGTGCGCGATGCCGCGCCGGACGCACTGGAGATCCTGCGGGCGTACCCGTGGCCGGGGAACGTCCGGGAACTTCAAAGTGTGCTGAAACAGGCACTGCTGCTCGCACGCGGAGAATTGCTGCTACCGGCATTTCTGCCCGGATCGCTCCGGGCTTCGGTTCCTGCAACTGGCTCGCCCGTGGGCGACAAATTCGAGTTGGAAGCGTTCGTCCGCGAGCGCTTGGAAGGTGGCAGCCGCGGCTTGTATGCGGAGACGGTTTCTGCGGTCGAACGGGTTCTGTTACCCCTCGTTCTTAAACACACCGGCGGGAATCAGGTACAGGCCGCGGAGGTGTTGGGGATCACGCGGAAGACGCTCCGGGCGCGCTTGCGGGAACTCGGGCTAACTGTTACGCGGGCCGTTGAGCGCGTGGCGGACGATGACACGGACCCGGGCGATTGA